The Limnochorda sp. LNt genome includes a region encoding these proteins:
- the cas7e gene encoding type I-E CRISPR-associated protein Cas7/Cse4/CasC: protein MFLQIHFLTSYHASLLNRDDAGLAKRIIFGGYPRLRVSSQCQKRHWRQWMMEHTRLPAGIRSRHFFARIVKGRLIEQGMQEDVAHALTFHLAQGVLKAAGEKEAVDRDRLEMKQPVLFGQPEADYFVTLIQEAAREGSVEKAKAYLDARIKAEKNNFKALLDQAGIRNPVAGFEGALFGRFVTSDVLARVDAPVHVGHAFTTHALETEVDFFTAVDDLAADEETGAAHAGDMEIGAGIFYGYVVVDIPLLVSNLTGCRRHEWQAQDRGDARALLDLLIQAIAQVTPGAKLGATAPYARAECVVLEVGTTQPRSLANAFLKPVSLGHHDGHPMAQSVEAMAKYLNALESMYGDSEERRFVSCAHPWPRDREPVVPLREAIRQSLDHALGDAP from the coding sequence GTGTTTCTGCAGATTCACTTTCTCACCAGTTACCATGCGAGCCTGCTCAATCGAGACGATGCGGGGTTGGCCAAGCGGATCATCTTTGGAGGTTACCCCCGGCTCCGCGTCTCGAGCCAGTGTCAGAAGCGCCATTGGCGCCAATGGATGATGGAGCACACCCGACTACCTGCGGGTATCCGGTCCCGGCACTTCTTCGCCAGGATCGTCAAAGGTCGTCTGATCGAGCAAGGGATGCAGGAGGACGTCGCCCATGCCTTGACGTTCCACCTGGCCCAGGGGGTCCTCAAGGCAGCAGGCGAGAAGGAAGCCGTGGACCGGGATCGCTTGGAGATGAAGCAGCCTGTCCTGTTTGGACAGCCGGAGGCGGACTACTTCGTCACCCTCATCCAGGAGGCGGCCCGTGAGGGTAGCGTGGAGAAGGCCAAGGCCTATCTCGATGCGAGAATCAAAGCGGAGAAGAACAACTTCAAGGCCCTTCTCGACCAGGCTGGCATCCGTAACCCCGTGGCCGGCTTCGAGGGCGCTTTGTTCGGGCGCTTCGTCACATCGGACGTGCTGGCTCGCGTTGACGCGCCCGTGCACGTAGGCCACGCCTTCACGACGCACGCCCTGGAGACCGAGGTGGACTTCTTCACGGCGGTCGATGACCTGGCGGCCGACGAGGAGACGGGGGCTGCTCATGCGGGCGACATGGAGATAGGTGCAGGCATCTTCTACGGGTACGTGGTCGTGGACATCCCCCTCTTGGTATCCAACCTGACCGGCTGCAGGCGTCACGAATGGCAGGCTCAGGACCGCGGGGACGCCCGAGCTCTCCTCGACTTGCTCATTCAGGCCATAGCCCAGGTGACGCCTGGGGCCAAGCTGGGCGCAACGGCTCCATACGCCCGCGCGGAGTGCGTGGTGCTCGAGGTGGGGACCACGCAGCCTCGAAGCCTCGCCAATGCCTTCCTGAAGCCCGTGAGCCTGGGACACCACGACGGCCATCCAATGGCCCAGTCCGTGGAAGCGATGGCCAAGTACCTCAACGCCCTCGAGTCCATGTACGGTGACTCCGAGGAGCGGCGTTTCGTCTCCTGCGCGCATCCCTGGCCGCGGGACCGCGAACCTGTGGTCCCCCTGCGTGAAGCGATCAGGCAAAGCCTCGACCACGCTCTGGGTGATGCGCCATGA
- the cas1e gene encoding type I-E CRISPR-associated endonuclease Cas1e, which yields MSSSFLFPGRLGLAGSSIPHADRHGLLWLSRGNLYVEDGTLCFRAAGSDDLPPGVYAIPYQGVSMILMGPGTSVTHDVLRILARHGTLLAAVGEGGVKLYTAPPMGQGRSDVARAHARLWADEESRLRVARRMYAVRFGEVLPHRDISILRGMEGARVRETYRIIARKYGIEWKGRRYDRDNPEAADIPNQAVNHAATFVEAAADIAVAAVGALPPLGFIHEESSNAFTLDIADLWRAEVTLPLAFSVAARVLRDPELPLEREVRYEAAKWFRTKRVIPAMIGKIKELLDVDDDHRDA from the coding sequence ATGAGTTCGTCTTTCCTGTTTCCAGGACGCCTCGGCCTGGCAGGGTCGAGCATCCCCCATGCGGACCGCCACGGGCTTCTGTGGTTATCCCGAGGGAATCTGTACGTAGAGGATGGGACGCTCTGCTTTCGGGCGGCCGGTAGCGATGATCTGCCCCCAGGTGTCTACGCCATTCCGTATCAGGGCGTCTCCATGATTCTGATGGGCCCCGGGACAAGCGTCACCCACGACGTGTTGCGTATCCTAGCTCGTCACGGGACCCTCCTCGCGGCGGTCGGGGAGGGTGGGGTGAAGCTCTATACCGCACCGCCCATGGGGCAGGGCCGATCGGATGTGGCTAGGGCCCATGCCCGGCTCTGGGCAGACGAGGAGTCCCGCCTCCGGGTCGCACGCCGCATGTACGCGGTTCGCTTCGGTGAGGTCCTGCCCCATCGGGACATCAGCATCCTACGAGGGATGGAAGGGGCTCGGGTCCGGGAGACGTACCGCATCATCGCCAGGAAGTACGGCATCGAGTGGAAGGGCCGCCGGTATGACCGTGACAATCCGGAGGCCGCAGATATCCCCAACCAAGCCGTCAACCATGCGGCCACCTTCGTCGAGGCGGCGGCCGACATCGCCGTTGCAGCAGTCGGAGCACTCCCGCCCTTGGGCTTCATCCATGAAGAGTCGAGCAACGCCTTCACCCTGGACATCGCTGACCTGTGGCGGGCAGAGGTGACGTTGCCGCTGGCCTTCTCCGTGGCGGCGCGCGTTCTGCGCGATCCCGAGCTCCCCTTGGAGAGAGAAGTTCGATACGAGGCAGCCAAGTGGTTTCGGACCAAGCGAGTCATCCCCGCCATGATCGGGAAGATCAAGGAGCTACTCGATGTCGACGACGATCATCGTGACGCGTAA
- the casB gene encoding type I-E CRISPR-associated protein Cse2/CasB, producing MRTLVSPEATLHHHIGQIARVIASERFPTGERAALRRMHPTQLPPVVFYRFAALYLPEWWDRTPQSRRDWITLVAGIALMSPAAHNPDKGLGRALAEARYSEARLERLLTAEGDTRRVLLLRAARFLAAKSSSCNWVDAALLLLTQDPEKREAVQDKIARDFYYQFTTQDRKAG from the coding sequence GTGAGGACGTTGGTGTCGCCTGAGGCGACGCTTCATCATCATATCGGGCAGATCGCTCGTGTGATCGCAAGCGAACGCTTTCCAACAGGGGAACGCGCGGCCCTTCGACGAATGCACCCTACCCAACTGCCGCCGGTCGTGTTCTATCGTTTCGCAGCGCTCTACCTTCCGGAATGGTGGGATCGCACGCCGCAGTCACGGCGGGACTGGATTACCTTGGTGGCAGGCATCGCGCTCATGAGCCCTGCCGCGCACAACCCCGACAAGGGCCTGGGACGGGCCCTGGCTGAGGCTCGGTATTCGGAGGCCCGGTTGGAGAGGCTCCTCACCGCCGAGGGAGATACGCGCCGGGTCTTGCTATTGCGAGCGGCGCGCTTTCTTGCAGCCAAGTCCAGCTCGTGTAACTGGGTGGATGCGGCCCTGCTCTTGCTCACCCAGGATCCCGAGAAGCGTGAAGCGGTCCAGGACAAGATCGCTCGAGACTTCTACTACCAGTTCACGACGCAAGACAGAAAGGCAGGATGA
- a CDS encoding transposase — protein MLGRRNRQTTFDDVTWRQRIPKDSYWWRLHDWAVQNLDESMFAPLFDARTGRPSVSPVHTFLALLIQMEKGYSDREMEQESRFDDRVKLAILAGRDFEGIDAVTLCDHRRRFLQHGIAAAMLERTLASAKQAGLFSPERSQIVDSFLIHGGAAVQDTYTLIRKGIVRVLAVARMHELDGPLSAVLKRTDYHQPGKPRIDWDDAEARRQLLQALVDDALALVAAARALAKVPEDLKAMVDLLERVATQDIERDPDGTVRLKQGVAKDRVISVVDPEMRHGHKTASNRADGYKAHLMTGGEGHRLVTAVAVTPANAPDDARLEAMLDDQERHGHRPAEVLGDQAYFDVERARRQAEKGTLIVAKAPRRRTGRVLSKEAFALDADAGTLTCPAGRRSASTRADCSTTRGSW, from the coding sequence GTGCTGGGCCGGCGCAACCGGCAGACCACCTTCGACGACGTCACCTGGCGACAGCGCATCCCCAAGGACTCCTACTGGTGGCGGCTCCACGACTGGGCGGTGCAGAACCTGGACGAATCGATGTTTGCTCCGCTGTTTGACGCCCGCACCGGAAGGCCTTCGGTGAGCCCGGTCCACACGTTTCTGGCGCTGTTGATCCAGATGGAGAAGGGCTACTCGGACCGGGAGATGGAGCAGGAATCCCGCTTCGATGACCGGGTGAAGCTGGCGATTTTGGCGGGGCGGGACTTTGAGGGCATCGATGCGGTGACGCTGTGCGACCACCGCCGGCGCTTCTTGCAGCATGGCATCGCGGCGGCCATGCTGGAGAGGACCCTGGCCTCGGCCAAGCAGGCGGGGCTGTTTTCGCCGGAGCGCTCCCAGATCGTCGATTCCTTTCTCATCCACGGCGGGGCCGCCGTGCAGGACACCTACACCCTCATCCGCAAGGGTATCGTGCGGGTCCTGGCGGTGGCCCGGATGCACGAGCTGGACGGTCCGCTTTCGGCGGTACTGAAGCGCACCGATTACCACCAGCCGGGCAAGCCCCGGATCGACTGGGACGACGCCGAGGCCCGCCGACAGCTGCTCCAGGCGCTGGTCGACGACGCGTTGGCCCTGGTGGCGGCGGCGCGGGCGCTTGCGAAGGTGCCCGAGGACTTGAAGGCCATGGTGGACCTGCTGGAGCGGGTGGCCACCCAGGACATCGAGCGGGACCCGGACGGGACGGTCCGCCTCAAGCAGGGGGTGGCCAAGGACCGGGTCATCTCGGTGGTCGACCCCGAGATGCGCCATGGCCACAAGACGGCCTCGAACCGGGCAGACGGCTACAAAGCCCATCTGATGACGGGCGGCGAGGGCCACCGGCTGGTCACCGCCGTCGCGGTGACGCCCGCCAACGCACCGGACGACGCGAGGCTGGAGGCGATGCTGGACGACCAGGAGCGGCACGGCCACCGCCCCGCGGAGGTGCTGGGCGATCAGGCGTACTTCGACGTCGAGCGCGCCCGGCGCCAGGCCGAGAAGGGGACCCTCATCGTGGCCAAGGCGCCCCGGCGACGAACCGGGAGGGTACTCTCGAAGGAGGCCTTCGCCCTGGACGCCGACGCCGGCACGCTCACCTGCCCCGCAGGCAGACGGTCCGCTTCGACCCGGGCCGACTGCAGCACCACAAGGGGTTCGTGGTGA
- a CDS encoding IS1634 family transposase, whose product MHIETIRRRQGDKVYTYHLLRQTYREGGKVKHRTLANLSHLPEAVLELVRRALRGEPVAPVPQTVKIRQSRQHGAVAAVVGMIRQLGLDQVLYSRSADWVRLALAVVVMRILRPSSKLGGTLWWTTTTLPQLLRLPHDGEDVNDVYRAMDELLARQAAIEAKLARRHLTANALVLYDLTSVYLEGKTCPLARFGYNRDKKRARSSSAWGCSPTTRGVPWPWRCSRRRGGSRDAAAQIARVRARFGIEYVVFVGDRGMIVKARLSDLEAVGFGWITALRAPEIQKLRDEGFFQPGLFDRRDLAEIADPERPGERLVVCYNPLVTEERRQKREALLSATERELAKIEARVRRRRRKPLTADEIGVAVGKVLGRWKVASTSSLEIRDGHFAFRRKEASIAREAELDGFYVLRTNVPADRMEPAKVQATYKSLRALEQNFRTMKSALDLRPVYHRLEDRVRAHAFLCMLALYVRWHMERALEPLLAEDPRRSFEGLMMQLETLQRHTVEVAGQEIQMLGEPEPLHQRLFQLLGVPLA is encoded by the coding sequence ATGCACATCGAGACCATCCGCCGCCGGCAGGGCGACAAGGTCTACACCTACCACCTGCTGCGCCAGACCTACCGGGAAGGCGGCAAGGTGAAGCACCGGACCCTGGCCAACCTCTCCCACCTGCCGGAAGCCGTCCTGGAGCTGGTCCGGCGAGCCCTGCGGGGCGAGCCGGTGGCGCCGGTGCCGCAGACGGTAAAGATTCGCCAGTCCCGCCAGCACGGGGCCGTCGCCGCCGTCGTGGGCATGATCCGCCAGCTGGGCCTGGACCAGGTGCTCTACTCCCGCTCGGCCGACTGGGTGCGCTTGGCCCTGGCCGTCGTCGTCATGCGCATCCTGCGGCCCTCCTCCAAGCTGGGCGGGACTTTGTGGTGGACGACCACCACGTTGCCGCAGCTTCTGCGGTTGCCGCACGATGGCGAGGACGTCAACGACGTCTACCGGGCCATGGACGAGCTGCTGGCCCGTCAGGCCGCTATCGAGGCGAAGCTGGCGCGCCGGCACCTGACGGCCAACGCCCTCGTCTTGTACGACCTGACGAGCGTCTATCTGGAGGGCAAGACCTGCCCGTTGGCCCGCTTCGGGTACAACCGGGACAAGAAGCGGGCGAGAAGCAGTTCTGCGTGGGGCTGCTCACCAACGACGAGGGGTGTCCCGTGGCCGTGGAGGTGTTCCCGGCGACGTGGGGGATCCCGAGACGCTGCAGCCCAGATTGCCCGGGTCCGGGCTCGGTTCGGCATTGAGTACGTCGTGTTCGTCGGCGACCGGGGCATGATCGTCAAGGCCCGATTGAGCGATTTGGAGGCGGTGGGCTTCGGGTGGATCACGGCCCTACGGGCGCCGGAGATCCAGAAGCTGCGGGATGAAGGGTTCTTTCAGCCGGGCCTGTTCGACCGGCGGGACCTGGCGGAGATCGCCGACCCCGAGCGGCCCGGGGAGCGGCTGGTGGTCTGCTACAATCCGCTGGTGACCGAGGAGCGCCGGCAAAAGCGCGAGGCGCTGCTTTCGGCCACGGAGCGGGAGCTGGCCAAAATCGAAGCCCGGGTGCGCCGTCGCCGCCGCAAGCCCCTGACGGCCGACGAAATCGGGGTGGCCGTGGGCAAGGTCCTGGGCCGCTGGAAGGTGGCAAGCACTTCCAGCCTGGAGATCCGCGACGGCCACTTCGCCTTCCGGCGCAAGGAGGCCTCCATCGCCCGGGAGGCGGAGCTGGACGGGTTTTACGTGCTGCGCACCAACGTGCCGGCCGACCGGATGGAGCCGGCCAAGGTGCAGGCCACGTACAAATCGTTGCGGGCCCTGGAGCAAAACTTCCGCACGATGAAAAGCGCCCTGGACCTGCGTCCGGTCTACCACCGGCTGGAGGACCGGGTGCGGGCCCACGCCTTTTTGTGCATGCTGGCGTTGTATGTGCGCTGGCACATGGAGCGGGCGCTTGAGCCCCTGCTGGCGGAGGACCCCCGGCGGTCCTTCGAGGGGCTGATGATGCAGCTGGAGACGCTGCAGCGCCACACGGTCGAGGTGGCCGGTCAGGAAATCCAGATGCTCGGCGAGCCTGAGCCGCTGCACCAGCGGCTCTTCCAGTTGCTGGGGGTTCCCCTGGCGTAG
- the cas5e gene encoding type I-E CRISPR-associated protein Cas5/CasD, translating into MVTVQESPPAFIIDFLFFKPHQLIPRGVRFPSGHLGWSHGDFEQLDALQRRLEYAARWDVLPQRMVDYHTVDLGQPKMSRPGWTRRGVAEHRAGGPSARLGTHERYRHYWVDGLLTVVLTLHGDAEPTLERVVEALRHPARPLFLGRKACLPARPLLDPVTPVADGDDLLSILRGIPVWDRAGLPVKAADRLLACWPASLGTAGRGELRRVFDLRDWSNQIPAGSRWRVEGIIEGKAP; encoded by the coding sequence ATGGTTACTGTCCAAGAAAGCCCTCCGGCGTTCATCATCGACTTTCTATTCTTCAAACCCCATCAGCTCATACCCCGTGGGGTACGGTTTCCGAGCGGTCACCTAGGATGGAGCCATGGAGACTTCGAGCAGTTGGATGCGCTCCAACGTCGCTTGGAGTACGCGGCCCGTTGGGATGTGCTGCCACAACGGATGGTCGATTACCACACGGTCGACCTCGGCCAACCGAAGATGTCCCGACCGGGATGGACGCGTCGCGGCGTGGCCGAGCACAGGGCGGGCGGGCCATCGGCCAGGCTCGGCACACACGAGCGCTATCGTCACTACTGGGTTGACGGCCTCTTGACGGTGGTGTTGACGCTCCACGGTGACGCTGAGCCGACGCTCGAAAGGGTCGTAGAGGCCCTACGACACCCCGCCAGGCCCCTGTTCCTTGGACGCAAGGCCTGTCTCCCGGCGCGGCCCCTACTGGATCCGGTGACGCCGGTCGCTGACGGCGACGACCTTCTGTCAATCCTGCGCGGGATACCGGTCTGGGACCGAGCCGGGCTCCCGGTCAAAGCCGCCGACCGTCTACTGGCGTGTTGGCCAGCCAGCCTCGGGACGGCCGGCCGCGGCGAACTCCGGCGGGTCTTCGACCTGCGCGATTGGTCCAATCAAATCCCGGCGGGTAGCCGTTGGCGGGTCGAGGGCATCATCGAGGGGAAGGCACCGTGA
- the casA gene encoding type I-E CRISPR-associated protein Cse1/CasA — protein MNLLTDPLLRTETSEGFRRLSLPELMAALGRDQVEHLPGLQRHQEDAFHVFLCYLAGAVLARRGDTDVIHDAQYWRDGLRGLAGEAGDDAWTLVVPDLSRPAFMQPPLPPEDHDRLRPIADTPDALDLLPTAKNHDLKQTRAVRADPDAWVYALVSLQTMSGFYGVGNRGISRMNGGFGNRPVVEIVRSFRPGVRWRDAVSRLLDHRREVLGSAYGYDPRGIVLVWTEPWDGKTALPLTLLDPFYVEVCRRVRLKGDGRPTHAEAVASVADRIAASELRGAVGDAWLPIDLRESSSRGDGGIKALTVGPRGWDADLIRRLIFADELKLTPLQRPDARWQGDVWLSASVLVRGQGTTDGFHERRVAIPAAARLRVFGPPERRQPLAELSKTGVEYAGRMQNRVLRPAVLTYLATATSAADRESYEAWWRGVAGRFQARWTDAFFTWLWSVPEPFDEQLVSRQWALQLRDFALEILREAERFLPTHIGRRFQARVAAERRFWTGLYANGNFPFLREEAREDVGVA, from the coding sequence GTGAACCTGCTCACGGACCCGCTGCTGCGGACGGAGACCTCTGAGGGGTTCCGTCGCCTGAGCCTGCCCGAGTTGATGGCTGCCCTGGGACGGGATCAGGTAGAGCACCTGCCAGGGCTTCAACGGCACCAGGAGGATGCTTTTCACGTATTCCTGTGCTATCTTGCCGGGGCCGTGTTGGCTCGTCGTGGCGATACGGACGTGATCCATGACGCCCAGTACTGGCGAGACGGGCTCAGGGGCCTGGCGGGGGAAGCGGGTGATGACGCGTGGACCCTGGTCGTCCCGGACCTCTCTCGGCCCGCTTTCATGCAGCCACCCCTGCCCCCAGAGGATCACGACCGACTCCGACCTATCGCTGACACGCCCGATGCCCTCGACCTTCTACCTACAGCCAAGAATCACGACTTGAAGCAGACCCGGGCAGTCCGGGCCGACCCCGACGCGTGGGTCTACGCTCTGGTCAGCCTCCAGACCATGAGCGGGTTTTACGGCGTGGGCAACCGGGGGATATCCCGCATGAACGGGGGCTTTGGCAACCGGCCCGTCGTCGAGATCGTGCGGAGCTTCCGTCCTGGTGTCAGGTGGCGCGATGCCGTGTCGCGCCTGCTCGACCATCGCCGGGAAGTCCTTGGATCTGCCTATGGCTACGATCCCAGAGGGATCGTCCTGGTCTGGACCGAGCCGTGGGACGGCAAGACGGCCTTGCCCCTGACGCTGCTGGACCCCTTCTATGTCGAGGTTTGCCGCAGGGTCCGGCTCAAGGGGGATGGTCGACCCACTCACGCTGAAGCCGTCGCCTCAGTGGCTGACCGCATCGCAGCCAGCGAACTCCGTGGGGCCGTGGGAGACGCGTGGTTGCCCATCGACCTGCGCGAGTCGAGCAGCCGAGGAGACGGCGGGATCAAGGCGCTCACTGTGGGCCCGAGGGGTTGGGACGCCGACCTCATCCGACGGCTGATCTTCGCAGATGAGCTCAAGCTGACTCCCTTGCAACGGCCGGACGCCCGATGGCAGGGAGATGTTTGGCTGTCTGCGTCCGTCCTGGTACGCGGCCAGGGCACCACAGATGGATTCCACGAGCGGCGGGTTGCCATCCCGGCAGCGGCCCGACTCCGTGTCTTTGGCCCTCCAGAGCGACGTCAACCATTGGCGGAGTTGAGCAAGACGGGCGTCGAATACGCGGGCCGGATGCAAAACCGCGTACTCCGGCCAGCGGTGCTGACATACCTGGCCACGGCTACATCGGCGGCAGACCGAGAATCCTACGAGGCATGGTGGAGGGGGGTTGCAGGGAGGTTTCAGGCGCGATGGACGGATGCCTTCTTTACGTGGCTGTGGTCCGTACCTGAACCGTTCGACGAGCAGCTCGTCTCGAGGCAATGGGCCCTGCAGTTGCGAGACTTCGCACTGGAGATCCTCCGCGAGGCAGAGAGATTCTTGCCCACGCACATAGGGCGTCGTTTCCAGGCCCGAGTGGCGGCAGAGCGGCGCTTCTGGACAGGGCTGTACGCCAACGGCAATTTCCCGTTCTTGAGGGAGGAAGCACGTGAGGACGTTGGTGTCGCCTGA
- the cas2e gene encoding type I-E CRISPR-associated endoribonuclease Cas2e, translated as MSTTIIVTRNVSDRIRGFLASSMLELAPGVYCGFRLSPAVRERIWGVLEEWFAVEVDASIAMLWREPSVPGEQAVKVLGSPPVDLVEHDGMMLARRPPPGAGE; from the coding sequence ATGTCGACGACGATCATCGTGACGCGTAACGTATCAGATCGCATCAGGGGGTTCCTGGCTTCCTCGATGCTGGAGCTTGCGCCTGGGGTCTATTGTGGCTTTCGCTTGTCGCCCGCCGTCCGAGAGCGCATCTGGGGCGTGCTGGAAGAGTGGTTTGCCGTGGAAGTCGACGCAAGCATCGCCATGTTGTGGCGGGAGCCAAGCGTACCTGGCGAGCAAGCCGTCAAGGTGCTGGGTAGCCCTCCTGTCGACCTGGTCGAGCATGACGGCATGATGCTGGCGCGTCGCCCCCCGCCAGGCGCAGGCGAATGA
- a CDS encoding type I-E CRISPR-associated protein Cas6/Cse3/CasE: MTTLYMLELRIDLPLLLRFLQGQGLDIRDGDEDLGYGIHAWLAATFGPLAPKPWRLFVGRGRPPRILGYGRADAEQLRRRLRELAEPASAAVCPDPETMIAGKAMPSWRHGRRLGFEVLCCPVGRKAEGGIEKDLFLIRADSAPPGALTRDRVYSDWVRERLERQGACTVTSIRLEGFRLVRQTRRVQGSRHGRGQRHITRPQALLRGELMVGDPEAFASLLCKGIGRHRAFGYGMVLLRPPS, encoded by the coding sequence GTGACCACGCTTTACATGCTGGAGTTGCGCATCGACCTGCCCCTTCTCCTGCGGTTCTTGCAGGGACAGGGACTGGACATTCGGGATGGCGACGAGGATCTCGGTTACGGCATCCATGCCTGGTTGGCCGCCACCTTCGGCCCGCTGGCACCCAAGCCGTGGCGCCTATTTGTAGGGCGCGGCAGGCCGCCACGGATCCTGGGATATGGTCGCGCTGATGCCGAGCAGTTGCGACGACGTCTGCGAGAGTTGGCCGAGCCTGCTTCTGCAGCCGTTTGTCCGGATCCGGAGACGATGATCGCCGGGAAGGCGATGCCTTCGTGGCGGCATGGGCGCCGGTTGGGCTTCGAGGTGCTATGTTGTCCCGTGGGGCGCAAGGCTGAGGGGGGCATTGAGAAGGACTTGTTCCTCATCCGCGCAGACTCGGCGCCCCCAGGAGCTCTGACTCGTGACAGGGTGTACTCCGATTGGGTCCGCGAGCGCCTGGAGCGACAGGGTGCCTGCACGGTGACCAGCATCCGCTTGGAGGGTTTCCGGCTGGTCAGGCAGACCCGCCGCGTGCAGGGGTCACGCCACGGCCGGGGGCAGAGGCATATAACCAGGCCCCAGGCCCTCCTGCGAGGTGAGCTGATGGTGGGAGACCCTGAAGCGTTTGCGAGCCTGTTGTGCAAAGGGATCGGTCGGCACAGGGCCTTCGGCTATGGCATGGTCCTCCTGAGGCCTCCGTCATGA
- a CDS encoding type I-E CRISPR-associated protein Cas5/CasD, with amino-acid sequence MRALVMRFDAPLVSFGSVLVDQHGFIDLFPGTSMLTGLVANALGDCSVSC; translated from the coding sequence ATGAGGGCGCTGGTCATGCGGTTCGACGCGCCACTGGTCAGTTTTGGCTCGGTGCTCGTCGACCAACATGGTTTCATCGATCTCTTCCCCGGGACGTCCATGCTCACGGGTCTCGTCGCCAATGCCCTAGGTGACTGCTCGGTTTCCTGTTGA
- a CDS encoding transposase, translating to MVSFAAEACGACPLKARCTPAAARQVTIHPYEVELRQARAYQRTPAFRERYRLRARIERIVRQLKTHGARKARYWGRIKVRFQLLLAAINHNIKEVMAAGPPVGVVGPA from the coding sequence GTGGTGAGCTTTGCGGCCGAGGCCTGCGGGGCCTGTCCCCTCAAGGCCCGCTGCACGCCGGCGGCGGCCCGTCAGGTCACGATCCACCCCTACGAGGTCGAGCTGCGGCAGGCTCGGGCGTACCAGCGCACCCCGGCCTTTCGGGAGCGCTACCGGCTGCGGGCCCGCATCGAGCGCATCGTGCGGCAGCTCAAGACCCACGGGGCCCGCAAGGCGCGCTACTGGGGTCGCATCAAGGTGCGCTTCCAGCTCCTGCTGGCCGCCATCAACCACAACATCAAGGAGGTGATGGCCGCCGGGCCACCCGTGGGGGTGGTGGGCCCCGCATGA